The following coding sequences lie in one Pontibacter sp. G13 genomic window:
- a CDS encoding FKBP-type peptidyl-prolyl cis-trans isomerase, with amino-acid sequence MIQPVSIYNFLRPTWTIRGWAILFLLSLVCASCVDPDAEAEREAAQLVDDLIAIQAYADSLGLEGNLTSNDVFVSYTIPIDTTDKPLTLDTVQVIYSSQTLSGRELIPANTDTVQLLMGEIILGLRDGIRELTRGSAAVVLVPSGNAYGTIGLPDVGIEPDENLRFDVQLIDFPE; translated from the coding sequence ATGATACAGCCGGTTTCTATCTATAATTTTCTTCGCCCAACTTGGACCATCCGAGGTTGGGCGATTCTATTTCTGCTCTCGCTGGTTTGCGCCTCGTGTGTGGATCCCGACGCGGAAGCAGAACGGGAGGCTGCCCAGCTGGTAGATGATTTGATTGCCATTCAGGCGTATGCGGACTCTTTGGGTTTGGAGGGAAATTTAACCTCCAATGATGTTTTCGTCAGCTATACAATCCCCATAGATACGACTGACAAGCCCTTGACGCTAGATACGGTTCAGGTTATTTACAGTAGCCAAACCTTATCTGGGCGGGAATTGATCCCTGCAAATACCGATACCGTCCAACTGTTGATGGGAGAGATCATTTTGGGATTGCGAGATGGAATCAGGGAGTTGACTAGAGGTAGTGCGGCCGTTGTGCTCGTTCCCTCTGGCAATGCCTACGGGACAATTGGATTGCCTGATGTGGGAATTGAACCAGATGAAAATCTCCGGTTTGATGTCCAGTTGATCGATTTTCCTGAATAG
- a CDS encoding FKBP-type peptidyl-prolyl cis-trans isomerase, translating into MKFQTIQRISVFFAVAMIAVFSGCSDNVTFEDQMTIDKDLILEYAADNNIDGQFDDDDVYYAVTKEGNGQDFPDATDKVEIVYSGFLLNGTQFDSSNGFPVQFELGTLIRGWQLGLTHFSVGSEGVLLIPSRLGYGTNGAGSAVPGDAVLRFDIKLVDII; encoded by the coding sequence ATGAAGTTTCAAACAATCCAACGGATTTCTGTTTTTTTCGCGGTTGCGATGATTGCCGTATTTTCTGGTTGTAGCGACAATGTCACTTTTGAGGACCAGATGACAATCGACAAAGATCTCATTCTTGAGTATGCCGCAGACAACAATATAGATGGCCAATTCGATGACGATGACGTCTATTATGCCGTTACCAAAGAAGGCAATGGACAGGATTTTCCAGACGCCACTGACAAGGTGGAAATCGTCTATTCAGGTTTCCTGTTGAATGGAACCCAATTTGATTCATCCAATGGTTTTCCTGTTCAATTTGAGCTGGGAACTCTGATTCGAGGATGGCAACTTGGATTGACGCATTTTTCTGTAGGATCTGAAGGAGTGCTTTTGATTCCTTCTAGACTTGGTTATGGTACAAACGGAGCAGGTTCTGCAGTTCCGGGTGATGCTGTCTTGAGATTTGACATTAAGCTTGTTGATATCATATGA